A window of Cohnella herbarum contains these coding sequences:
- the purN gene encoding phosphoribosylglycinamide formyltransferase, translated as MIASNGGEGKAIKPSAPIKIAVFASGSGSNFQALAEAVQAGKINAKIELVVCDKPSAYVLERARSFEVETYTFTPKSYPTREAYEEEIVANLQERGIDLIVMAGYMRLVTSVLVEPYYGRMINVHPALLPAFPGINGIGQALEYGAKITGATVHFVDGGTDTGPIIAQQAVEIRDQDTLETLGARIQQAEYELLPKVVGWIAEDRVRLNGRKVTINN; from the coding sequence ATGATCGCAAGCAATGGAGGAGAAGGGAAGGCGATAAAGCCTTCCGCTCCGATTAAGATAGCGGTATTTGCTTCCGGCAGCGGGAGCAATTTTCAAGCGTTGGCCGAAGCGGTTCAAGCGGGAAAAATCAACGCGAAGATCGAGCTTGTCGTTTGCGACAAGCCATCCGCCTACGTGCTCGAACGCGCGCGCAGCTTCGAGGTCGAGACGTATACGTTTACTCCGAAGTCGTATCCTACGAGGGAAGCCTACGAGGAAGAGATCGTGGCTAATCTGCAAGAGCGCGGCATTGACCTCATCGTCATGGCAGGCTATATGAGACTTGTCACGAGCGTACTCGTCGAGCCCTACTATGGTCGAATGATTAACGTCCATCCGGCGTTGCTTCCGGCTTTTCCGGGGATCAACGGGATCGGGCAAGCGTTGGAATACGGGGCGAAAATAACGGGCGCAACCGTTCACTTCGTGGACGGGGGCACGGATACCGGGCCGATTATCGCCCAACAAGCGGTGGAAATACGGGATCAAGATACATTGGAAACGCTGGGTGCCCGAATTCAGCAAGCGGAGTATGAGCTGTTGCCCAAGGTAGTCGGCTGGATCGCGGAAGATCGGGTTAGGTTAAACGGACGCAAAGTAACGATAAACAACTGA
- the purM gene encoding phosphoribosylformylglycinamidine cyclo-ligase, with amino-acid sequence MSEAYKEAGVDIAAGNEAVERMKKHVKKTFRPEVLTGLGGFGGLFSLNKDKYEEPVLVSGTDGVGTKLKLAFAMDKHDTIGIDAVAMCVNDVIVTGAEPLFFLDYLACDRVIPEKIEAIVKGVADGCQQAGCALIGGETAEMPGMYSEGEYDIAGFTVGIVDRKKAIDGSTIQAGDAVIGLASSGIHSNGFSLVRRLLLEQSGYSLTDKPAELEGKTLGDVLIEPTRIYVKQILNLLENVTIKGMAHITGGGFIENIPRVLPEGVNVDINRGSWPVLPIFGLMQQAGNITDRDMYTTFNMGVGMVLVVPAEQAEHALEVAKAQGEQAYRIGTVTSGSKIVTFEGVELP; translated from the coding sequence TTGTCCGAAGCGTACAAAGAAGCCGGAGTCGATATCGCAGCCGGCAACGAAGCGGTCGAACGGATGAAGAAACACGTCAAGAAGACGTTCCGTCCGGAAGTGTTAACGGGGCTCGGCGGATTCGGCGGGCTGTTCAGCCTGAACAAAGACAAGTACGAGGAGCCTGTTCTCGTCAGCGGCACGGACGGCGTCGGCACGAAGCTGAAGCTGGCGTTCGCGATGGACAAGCACGACACGATCGGGATCGACGCGGTAGCGATGTGCGTGAACGACGTTATCGTTACGGGCGCCGAGCCGCTTTTCTTCCTTGATTACTTGGCTTGCGACAGAGTCATTCCGGAGAAAATCGAAGCGATCGTTAAAGGCGTTGCTGATGGATGTCAGCAAGCCGGTTGCGCGTTGATCGGCGGCGAAACGGCGGAGATGCCGGGCATGTATTCCGAAGGCGAATACGATATCGCGGGTTTTACGGTCGGTATCGTGGATCGCAAGAAAGCGATCGACGGTTCGACGATTCAAGCCGGAGATGCGGTTATCGGACTAGCTTCCAGCGGCATTCATTCCAATGGGTTTTCGCTCGTTCGCAGATTGCTTCTGGAACAGAGCGGCTATTCTCTGACGGACAAGCCTGCTGAGTTAGAAGGTAAAACCCTCGGTGACGTACTCATCGAACCAACTCGTATCTACGTAAAACAAATTCTTAATTTGTTGGAAAACGTTACGATCAAAGGCATGGCGCACATTACGGGCGGCGGCTTCATCGAAAACATTCCGCGCGTTTTGCCGGAAGGCGTGAACGTGGATATCAACCGCGGCTCCTGGCCTGTGTTGCCGATCTTCGGTTTGATGCAGCAAGCGGGCAACATTACCGATCGCGACATGTATACGACTTTCAACATGGGCGTAGGCATGGTGCTTGTCGTTCCTGCTGAGCAAGCCGAGCATGCTTTGGAGGTAGCGAAAGCGCAAGGCGAGCAAGCGTATCGTATTGGTACGGTCACGTCCGGTTCCAAGATCGTTACGTTCGAAGGCGTTGAATTGCCATGA
- a CDS encoding carbohydrate ABC transporter permease, producing the protein MSNTATATGAWQQKKKAGEYVSKTLAYLFLLTGSLVMAIPFLWMLSTSLKEQGLEFEMPPKWIPESFEWSNYVFVLTEANVWHGYLNTMLVITLPCLVGLFMNSLAAYAFARMNFPAKNALFVMLLATMMIPGIVTMIPTFILFKNIGWVDSWLPLIIPGMFGAAPGVFLLRQFFMTIPKELEDAAKVDGLNPFQTFIRIMLPLSKPAVITQGLLGFLAGYNDFLNPLIYINSPEKFTLQLVLASFQGEYTSQWTYIMAGSVLALIPTLLLFFFAQKHFVEGITMTGIKG; encoded by the coding sequence ATGTCGAATACCGCAACCGCAACGGGCGCGTGGCAACAAAAGAAAAAAGCGGGCGAATACGTTAGCAAAACCCTCGCGTACCTTTTCCTTCTGACGGGATCGCTAGTGATGGCCATTCCTTTTCTGTGGATGCTCTCGACTTCCCTGAAGGAACAAGGGCTCGAATTCGAAATGCCGCCCAAATGGATACCCGAAAGCTTCGAATGGAGCAATTACGTTTTCGTATTGACGGAGGCCAACGTCTGGCACGGTTATTTGAATACGATGCTGGTCATCACTCTGCCTTGCCTGGTCGGTTTGTTCATGAACTCTCTGGCGGCGTATGCGTTCGCAAGGATGAATTTTCCCGCGAAAAACGCGCTGTTCGTCATGCTGCTGGCCACGATGATGATTCCGGGTATCGTGACAATGATTCCGACTTTTATCTTGTTCAAAAATATCGGGTGGGTGGATAGCTGGCTTCCGTTGATAATACCGGGAATGTTCGGAGCCGCCCCCGGAGTGTTCCTGCTTAGGCAATTTTTCATGACGATTCCGAAGGAATTGGAGGATGCCGCCAAGGTGGACGGGCTAAATCCGTTCCAAACGTTCATCCGCATCATGCTGCCTCTATCCAAACCGGCCGTCATTACGCAAGGTTTGCTCGGATTTCTGGCGGGTTACAACGATTTTCTGAATCCGCTCATCTATATCAATTCTCCGGAGAAGTTTACGCTTCAGCTCGTGTTGGCGTCGTTTCAGGGCGAGTACACTTCGCAATGGACGTATATTATGGCCGGCTCCGTGCTGGCGCTGATCCCAACGCTATTATTGTTCTTTTTCGCGCAAAAGCATTTCGTCGAAGGAATCACCATGACGGGAATCAAGGGATAG
- a CDS encoding AraC family transcriptional regulator, with product MEHAGKGFITSIERFKPHTFQAELGEGLFMSHSHEHDELTLILDGEGYYSSQEQNIKVSKGDLILIPSKLHHGFVCTKPWQGISVHFSYDKVPAYSQYLFLNAYRQPVRIRSSRLNDEHMSWAELCLSQMEKEWKSDEKRDDSYDLMRIAFETILLLFHRNTATLQAPTEKTSDREIVQEVLKEIHQCYNTPITINEIASRHFLSESMLRKKFSEILGISPKQYIINLRLEEAKRLLQQTNKAIDYISSEVGFTSSSRFYDLFVKSVGVTPLEWRKQNQHAH from the coding sequence ATGGAGCATGCGGGGAAAGGCTTCATTACGAGCATAGAGCGGTTTAAACCTCATACCTTTCAGGCCGAGTTAGGCGAAGGCTTGTTCATGTCCCATTCGCACGAGCACGATGAACTGACTCTGATCCTGGACGGGGAAGGGTACTACAGCTCCCAAGAGCAGAACATCAAAGTCTCGAAGGGGGATCTGATCCTGATTCCTTCGAAGCTTCATCACGGTTTCGTATGCACGAAGCCATGGCAAGGCATCTCGGTGCACTTCAGCTATGACAAAGTTCCCGCCTATAGTCAATATTTATTCCTGAACGCTTATCGGCAGCCGGTTCGGATCCGGAGTTCCCGCTTGAATGACGAGCATATGAGTTGGGCTGAATTGTGCCTTTCGCAGATGGAGAAGGAATGGAAGTCGGACGAGAAACGGGACGATTCGTACGATCTGATGAGGATAGCGTTCGAAACGATATTGTTGTTGTTCCACAGAAACACGGCGACACTGCAAGCCCCGACCGAAAAAACCAGCGATAGAGAAATCGTTCAAGAAGTGTTAAAAGAAATTCACCAGTGCTACAACACCCCTATTACGATCAACGAGATCGCTTCGCGTCATTTCTTGTCGGAGAGTATGTTGCGCAAAAAGTTTTCGGAGATTCTCGGCATATCGCCGAAACAATACATTATCAATCTACGCCTGGAAGAAGCCAAGAGGCTGTTGCAACAAACGAACAAGGCAATCGATTACATTTCCTCGGAGGTCGGATTTACTTCGTCCAGCCGATTCTACGATCTATTCGTCAAGTCCGTCGGAGTTACGCCGCTGGAGTGGCGCAAACAAAATCAACATGCGCATTAA
- the purD gene encoding phosphoribosylamine--glycine ligase, with protein MKVLVIGRGGREHAIIWALKKSARIEQIYCAPGNAGTAELADNVDIGELEFARLVTFAKEKAIDLVVVGPDDPLAAGIVDEFEAASIPVYGPRKNAAEIEGSKIFMKDLLRKYDIPTAKYETFTDYEAASAYLMQQSLPIVIKADGLAAGKGVSVCFTREEADKALQETMVDKSFGAAGDKVVIEEFLEGQEMSILAFVDGETVRAMSPAQDHKQVFDNDKGPNTGGMGTYSPLPHIAQSIIDDSIENIIKPTARAMVSEGRPFRGVLFAGLMITKDGPKTIEFNARFGDPETQVVLPRLETELLDIFLASIDGTLKDIDIKWSAEAAVCVVLASGGYPGSYPKGFPIEGLDNVSTPGALVFHAGTALKDGQIVTNGGRVLGIVGRGAGIAEARANAYAAAAGISFEGKQNRTDIAAKALV; from the coding sequence GTGAAAGTTCTAGTCATCGGACGGGGCGGGCGCGAGCATGCGATCATCTGGGCGCTGAAGAAAAGCGCGAGAATCGAACAAATCTATTGCGCGCCGGGGAATGCCGGAACAGCGGAACTGGCGGACAACGTCGATATCGGCGAGTTGGAGTTCGCGAGACTCGTGACGTTCGCGAAGGAGAAGGCGATCGATCTCGTCGTCGTAGGACCTGACGATCCTTTGGCGGCGGGAATCGTAGACGAATTCGAGGCGGCATCGATTCCGGTATACGGCCCCCGCAAGAACGCGGCGGAAATCGAAGGCAGCAAAATCTTCATGAAGGACCTGCTTCGCAAATACGACATACCGACTGCCAAATACGAAACGTTTACCGACTACGAGGCAGCTTCGGCATACTTGATGCAGCAGTCGTTGCCGATCGTTATTAAAGCGGACGGTCTGGCTGCTGGTAAAGGCGTGTCCGTATGCTTCACGCGCGAGGAAGCCGACAAAGCTCTACAAGAAACAATGGTGGACAAGTCGTTCGGAGCAGCCGGAGACAAAGTCGTCATCGAGGAATTCCTCGAAGGACAGGAAATGTCGATCTTGGCGTTCGTAGACGGGGAAACGGTACGCGCGATGTCGCCCGCGCAAGATCACAAGCAAGTGTTCGACAACGATAAGGGGCCGAACACGGGCGGCATGGGGACGTATTCTCCTCTGCCGCACATCGCGCAATCGATCATCGACGATTCGATCGAGAACATCATCAAGCCGACCGCTCGCGCGATGGTGTCTGAGGGTCGTCCCTTCCGCGGCGTATTGTTCGCGGGCCTCATGATTACCAAGGACGGCCCGAAAACGATCGAATTCAACGCTCGTTTCGGAGATCCGGAAACGCAAGTCGTGTTGCCGCGCCTGGAGACGGAATTGCTGGACATCTTCCTAGCGTCCATCGACGGTACTTTGAAGGATATCGACATCAAGTGGAGCGCCGAGGCGGCCGTTTGCGTCGTGCTCGCTTCCGGAGGATATCCCGGCTCGTATCCGAAAGGCTTCCCGATCGAAGGTTTGGACAATGTGAGCACGCCGGGAGCATTGGTATTCCATGCGGGGACCGCACTGAAAGACGGCCAAATCGTCACGAACGGCGGTCGCGTACTCGGCATCGTAGGCCGGGGAGCCGGAATCGCCGAAGCGCGAGCTAACGCTTACGCCGCCGCTGCCGGAATCTCGTTCGAAGGCAAGCAGAACCGTACGGACATTGCCGCCAAGGCGCTTGTCTAA
- the purH gene encoding bifunctional phosphoribosylaminoimidazolecarboxamide formyltransferase/IMP cyclohydrolase has translation MAIRRALVSVSDKTGIVELCRELAQQGVQVISTGGTKTLLEKENVPVIGISEVTGFPEILDGRVKTLHPAVHSGLLAIRDDAEHIKAMEELNLDYIDLVVVNLYPFKETISKPNVSYEDAIENIDIGGPTMLRSAAKNHAFVTVVVDAGDYAQVLEEIRGGGDTTLETRKRLAAKVFRHTSAYDALISDYFAKQLDDPLPDSLTVTYEKVQELRYGENPHQKAAFYRKPLATSGNITSAEQLHGKELSYNNINDANAALAIVKEFNEPAVVAVKHMNPCGVGIGANIDEAYVKAYESDPTSIFGGIIAANRTIGAETATRLGELFLEIIIAPEFTPEALEILQRKKNIRLMRIGELPSAAERNSEWLVTSVEGGMLVQQSDVHSLSDGDITVVSDRKPTDDELKQLLFAWKVVKHVKSNAILLASDSMTVGVGAGQMNRVGAARIAIEQAGDKAKGAVLASDAFFPMGDTVELAAKAGITAIIQPGGSIKDAESIAAANANNIAMVVTGVRHFKH, from the coding sequence GTGGCGATCAGAAGAGCGCTGGTCAGCGTCTCGGACAAAACCGGAATCGTGGAATTGTGCCGAGAGCTTGCACAGCAAGGCGTACAGGTAATATCGACAGGCGGAACGAAAACGTTGCTGGAGAAGGAAAACGTGCCGGTCATCGGCATTTCCGAGGTGACGGGATTTCCTGAAATTCTCGACGGACGCGTAAAAACGTTGCATCCGGCCGTTCATAGCGGATTGCTGGCGATTCGTGACGATGCCGAGCATATTAAAGCTATGGAAGAGTTGAATTTGGACTATATCGATCTCGTTGTCGTAAACTTGTATCCTTTCAAAGAAACGATCTCTAAACCGAACGTTTCTTATGAAGACGCGATCGAGAATATCGATATCGGCGGTCCGACGATGCTTCGCTCCGCGGCCAAAAACCACGCCTTCGTTACCGTTGTCGTGGATGCCGGCGATTATGCCCAAGTGCTGGAGGAAATCCGCGGCGGAGGAGATACGACTCTCGAAACGCGCAAGCGCCTGGCAGCCAAAGTATTCCGCCACACTTCCGCTTACGATGCGCTGATCTCCGATTATTTTGCCAAACAACTTGACGATCCGTTGCCTGATAGCCTTACGGTCACTTACGAGAAGGTGCAGGAGCTTCGCTACGGCGAGAATCCGCATCAGAAAGCCGCTTTCTATCGCAAGCCGTTGGCGACGTCCGGGAATATCACGTCCGCGGAGCAATTGCACGGCAAGGAATTGTCCTACAACAACATCAACGACGCGAACGCCGCTCTGGCGATCGTGAAGGAATTCAACGAGCCGGCCGTCGTGGCGGTTAAACATATGAACCCTTGCGGAGTTGGTATCGGTGCAAATATCGACGAGGCCTACGTGAAGGCTTACGAATCCGATCCGACTTCGATTTTCGGCGGCATCATCGCGGCTAACCGGACGATCGGAGCCGAGACGGCAACTCGCTTAGGCGAATTGTTCCTGGAAATTATCATTGCGCCGGAATTCACTCCGGAAGCATTGGAGATTTTGCAACGCAAGAAAAACATTCGTCTAATGCGTATCGGCGAGTTGCCTTCCGCCGCGGAGCGCAATTCGGAATGGTTGGTAACGAGCGTCGAAGGCGGAATGCTCGTGCAGCAAAGCGACGTACACAGCTTGAGCGACGGGGATATCACGGTCGTGTCGGATCGCAAGCCGACGGATGATGAGCTTAAGCAATTGCTGTTCGCTTGGAAAGTCGTCAAACACGTGAAGTCGAACGCGATTCTATTAGCTAGCGACAGCATGACGGTCGGCGTCGGCGCCGGTCAAATGAACCGCGTAGGCGCGGCTCGAATCGCGATCGAACAAGCGGGAGATAAAGCGAAGGGCGCGGTGCTTGCTTCCGATGCTTTCTTCCCGATGGGAGATACGGTCGAGCTTGCCGCTAAAGCGGGAATTACGGCGATTATTCAGCCGGGCGGCTCCATTAAAGACGCGGAATCGATCGCGGCGGCTAACGCCAACAACATTGCCATGGTCGTAACCGGCGTTCGCCATTTCAAACATTAA
- a CDS encoding ABC transporter substrate-binding protein: MSRKNGKLGKSLLSLTSVVVLTGGLIGCGGNDKAPSASGEASSPSGSSNSGETVNIQFAGWGDPSEKEVFTKLIKGFEEKNPTIKVKYMHIPADYAGKMNTILAGGDAPDVFYVPDGDFGRWVSQGLLLPIDDYVSASSIDTADMWDSGLVRYRYDGASNGQGKLYALPKDIGPTVLYYNKDIFNAMNVPFPSADTPMTFEQLLDTAKKLTVEENGKVKQYGMGPIWWEGFVLGNGGKFLSDNKQEFLGNGKEAADALQFAADLSNVHKVVPNAAALKDMNDGQMFKTGKLAMMITGRWMVPEFRKLSFDWDVAPLPVNQWAGWSGSVGLGIYSKTKQADAAYKLVEYLGGPEGQKEQALMGFSIPSFKSMANTDVFLQPGQKPEHASVFIKAVESEVPGPWTNLPNAKWFDLLTQGLAPMWEGKKTAVDVLNELKPKIDQAIKEGNPAVFK, from the coding sequence ATGAGTCGAAAGAACGGCAAGTTGGGCAAAAGTTTACTGAGTTTGACTTCGGTCGTCGTGCTTACGGGCGGGTTGATCGGATGCGGAGGCAACGACAAAGCGCCGTCGGCGAGCGGCGAAGCGTCCAGCCCGTCAGGATCTTCGAATTCCGGCGAGACGGTGAATATCCAGTTTGCCGGTTGGGGCGATCCATCGGAGAAGGAAGTGTTCACGAAGCTGATCAAAGGCTTCGAAGAGAAAAATCCGACGATCAAAGTCAAGTACATGCATATTCCGGCCGATTATGCCGGTAAGATGAACACCATTCTGGCCGGAGGCGACGCGCCTGACGTGTTCTATGTCCCGGACGGCGACTTCGGACGTTGGGTCAGCCAAGGATTGCTGCTTCCGATCGACGATTACGTAAGCGCCAGCTCCATCGACACGGCCGACATGTGGGATTCCGGGCTCGTACGCTATCGCTACGACGGGGCGTCTAACGGGCAAGGAAAGCTGTACGCGTTGCCGAAAGACATCGGACCAACCGTTCTCTATTACAATAAAGATATTTTTAACGCAATGAACGTGCCTTTCCCAAGCGCGGATACGCCGATGACGTTCGAGCAATTGCTGGATACGGCGAAAAAATTGACGGTAGAGGAGAACGGCAAGGTCAAGCAGTATGGGATGGGGCCGATCTGGTGGGAAGGCTTCGTGCTGGGTAACGGCGGTAAATTCCTGAGCGATAACAAGCAGGAGTTTCTGGGTAACGGCAAAGAAGCGGCGGACGCCCTGCAATTCGCTGCCGACCTCTCCAACGTTCACAAAGTCGTACCGAACGCGGCCGCGCTGAAGGACATGAACGACGGCCAAATGTTTAAGACGGGCAAGCTGGCCATGATGATTACCGGCCGTTGGATGGTTCCCGAATTCCGCAAGCTGAGCTTCGATTGGGACGTGGCGCCGTTGCCGGTGAACCAATGGGCGGGCTGGAGCGGCTCGGTGGGTCTAGGAATCTACAGCAAAACGAAGCAAGCGGACGCGGCTTACAAGCTCGTGGAATATTTGGGCGGACCGGAAGGACAGAAGGAACAAGCGTTGATGGGCTTCTCGATTCCGAGCTTCAAATCGATGGCGAACACGGACGTCTTCCTGCAACCTGGACAAAAGCCCGAGCATGCTAGCGTGTTCATTAAAGCGGTCGAGAGCGAAGTGCCGGGGCCATGGACGAATTTGCCGAACGCCAAGTGGTTCGACCTGCTGACGCAAGGGCTTGCGCCTATGTGGGAGGGCAAGAAGACGGCGGTCGACGTGTTGAACGAGCTTAAGCCGAAGATCGATCAGGCGATCAAGGAAGGCAACCCGGCCGTATTTAAGTAA
- a CDS encoding alpha/beta hydrolase family protein produces MEKQITIRHEELNLTATIHYPVKDGGCSEKKMPLVVICHGFIGSRIGVDRLFLLASRELARRGFLVIRFDYAGCGESEGVYGEHGIDSMIAQTRSVLDYGLSLDCVDPLRVTLLGHSLGGAVALLTGTKDRRVKSLALWSPVAHPFNDILKIVGRGAYDETVKKGYSDYQGYTLKPEFFESLQQHQPFQEAPKFHGDVFIAHGTSDDTIPTDYSFLLEKTFWLRGEGRCDKNILFQADHTYSKGVHKAELYRSTLDWLATHEKRQQDWQHWSI; encoded by the coding sequence ATGGAAAAACAGATTACGATTCGTCATGAAGAGCTTAACTTAACGGCTACGATACATTACCCGGTCAAGGACGGAGGCTGCTCGGAGAAAAAAATGCCTCTCGTCGTCATCTGCCACGGATTTATCGGCAGCCGTATCGGCGTAGATAGATTGTTCCTGCTTGCTAGCCGGGAATTGGCGCGAAGGGGGTTTCTCGTTATTCGCTTCGATTATGCGGGCTGCGGAGAAAGCGAAGGGGTATACGGGGAGCATGGGATCGACTCCATGATCGCCCAGACGCGCTCGGTACTCGATTACGGTCTCAGCTTGGATTGCGTGGATCCGCTGCGCGTAACTTTGCTTGGACACAGTCTCGGGGGAGCAGTCGCGCTGTTGACCGGAACGAAGGATCGCCGGGTGAAGTCGCTTGCCCTATGGTCGCCGGTTGCGCATCCGTTCAATGATATCTTAAAAATCGTCGGCCGCGGCGCGTATGACGAGACCGTGAAGAAGGGGTATTCGGACTATCAAGGGTATACGCTGAAGCCGGAGTTTTTCGAATCTCTGCAGCAGCATCAGCCCTTCCAAGAAGCGCCGAAATTTCACGGGGACGTATTTATCGCGCACGGGACATCGGACGATACGATTCCTACGGATTACAGCTTCTTGTTAGAGAAAACATTCTGGCTAAGGGGCGAAGGTCGCTGCGACAAGAATATTCTGTTCCAGGCCGACCACACGTATTCCAAAGGAGTCCATAAAGCAGAGTTGTACCGATCGACTTTGGATTGGCTGGCGACTCATGAGAAACGTCAGCAGGACTGGCAGCATTGGAGCATCTAA
- a CDS encoding carbohydrate ABC transporter permease, translating into MKRKEYLWAYLFVSAPIVGFLLFAFIPLSYSVYVSFTEYSGYQPPVFNGTDNYAKLMNDELFWKTMYNTFYAALGIPIGMAVALGIATALNQKIRGIGLFRTLFFLPTISSVIALTLLWKWIFNDSYGLLNYLLEFVGIQGPAWLSSERWAMPAMIIQGVWATLGINMILYLAALQGVPKSLHESAEIDGANRFQRFFRITVPCISPTTLYILITSTIAALQDFPRFQIMTEGGPNYSTTTIVYYLFQNAFRYMSMGYASAIAWMLGLLILVITLLNFWLSRRWVHYE; encoded by the coding sequence ATGAAACGCAAGGAATACCTGTGGGCCTATTTATTCGTCTCCGCGCCGATCGTGGGCTTTCTGCTGTTTGCTTTTATTCCGCTCAGTTATTCGGTTTACGTCAGCTTTACGGAATACAGCGGGTATCAACCGCCGGTATTTAACGGAACGGACAATTACGCGAAGCTTATGAACGACGAACTGTTCTGGAAAACGATGTACAACACTTTCTACGCCGCGCTTGGCATACCGATCGGCATGGCGGTGGCGCTAGGCATCGCTACGGCTTTGAATCAAAAAATTCGCGGCATCGGCTTGTTCCGAACGTTGTTTTTTCTTCCGACGATCAGTTCGGTCATCGCGCTGACGTTGCTATGGAAATGGATCTTCAACGATAGCTACGGTTTGCTTAATTACTTGCTGGAATTCGTCGGCATACAAGGTCCGGCTTGGCTTAGCAGCGAACGCTGGGCAATGCCGGCGATGATCATTCAAGGCGTCTGGGCTACTCTCGGAATTAACATGATCCTGTATCTGGCCGCGCTTCAGGGTGTTCCGAAGAGTCTTCACGAATCCGCGGAGATCGACGGGGCTAATCGTTTTCAACGATTTTTCCGAATTACGGTGCCTTGCATTTCGCCGACGACGCTATATATTCTGATCACCTCCACCATAGCGGCTCTGCAGGACTTTCCGCGGTTCCAAATCATGACGGAGGGAGGGCCGAACTACTCGACGACGACGATCGTGTACTACTTGTTCCAGAATGCTTTCCGCTATATGAGCATGGGGTACGCGTCGGCAATCGCTTGGATGTTGGGCTTGCTGATTCTGGTCATCACGCTGCTGAACTTCTGGTTGTCCAGGCGCTGGGTGCACTACGAATAG